A stretch of the Cheilinus undulatus linkage group 11, ASM1832078v1, whole genome shotgun sequence genome encodes the following:
- the zgc:113278 gene encoding translocating chain-associated membrane protein 1-like 1, with the protein MGFRKKNKSPPVLSHEFVIQNHADMVSCLAMIILLGLMFEVTAKFAIMFITVQYNVTQVLDEKSEPVNLYQYGPKDVATVFFYLLIAVILHALIQEYILDKMNRRLHLSKTKHSKFNESGQLAAFYLFSFIWGCSILTAEDFATNPTFLWEGYPHTHMVFQVKFFYICQIAYWLHALPELYFQKVRKEDIPRQLYYICLYVVHITGAYVLNLHRLGLVLLVPHYLVELLFHASRLFYFSDENKQKGFTLWALLFVIARLLTLTLSVLTFGFGLPRTENQGFSLAEGNFNVLTIRMTCLAAICLTQAWMMWKFINFQLKKWREHSQNQASKKKVVSPKSKPHKREPTRGGAANGVVKLEDKASPRARKAKAS; encoded by the exons ATGGGTTTCCGCAAGAAGAACAAGAGCCCACCGGTGCTGAGCCACGAGTTTGTGATCCAGAATCATGCCGATATGGTTTCGTGTTTGGCCATGATTATCCTTCTCGGCCTGATGTTTGAG GTCACAGCAAAATTTGCCATCATGTTCATCACAGTCCAGTACAATGTAACACAAGTTCTTG aTGAGAAGAGTGAGCCGGTGAACCTGTACCAATACGGCCCTAAAGATGTGGCCACTGTGTTTTTCTACCTGCTGATAGCAGTCATCCTTCATGCGTTAATACAGGAGTACATTCTTGAT AAAATGAACCGGAGGTTGCATCTGTCAAAAACCAAACACAGCAAGTTCAACGAGTCTGGACAGCTCGCAGCGTTCTACCTGTTCTCCTTCATCTGGGGCTGCAGCATCCTCACAGCG gagGACTTTGCTACAAATCCTACTTTCTTATGGGAGGGTTACCCCCACACTCACATGGT TTTTCAGGTCAAGTTCTTCTACATTTGCCAAATCGCCTACTGGCTCCATGCACTCCCCGAGTTGTACTTTCAGAAAGTACGAAAG GAGGACATCCCCCGTCAGCTCTACTACATTTGCCTTTATGTTGTCCACATCACTGGTGCCTATGTCTTAAA CCTCCACCGACTGGGCCTGGTGCTGCTGGTCCCTCACTACCTGGTGGAGCTCTTGTTCCACGCTTCACGCCTTTTCTACTTCAGTGACGAGAACAAGCAGAAAGG atttactCTTTGGGCGCTGCTTTTTGTCATCGCCCGCCTCCTCACTCTCACACTCTCGGTTCTGACGTTTGGCTTCGGGCTGCCCCGTACGGAAAACCAAGGCTTTTCTCTAGCAGAAGGAAACTTTAATGTACTCACCATAAG GATGACTTGTCTGGCAGCTATCTGTCTGacacaggcctggatgatgtGGAAATTCATTAACTTCCAGTTGAAAAAGTGGAGGGAGCACAGTCAGAACCAGGCGTCAAAGAAAAAGGTGGTCAGTCCAAAGAGCAAACCCCACAAAAGAGAGCCTACAAGGG GAGGTGCTGCCAACGGGGTTGTGAAGTTAGAGGATAAAGCATCGCCACGGGCACGAAAAGCCAAAGCTTCATAG